Sequence from the Fundulus heteroclitus isolate FHET01 chromosome 7, MU-UCD_Fhet_4.1, whole genome shotgun sequence genome:
ATGGCAGATTAAGACACCCTGATCAGATCAAAACAAATCTGGCCCACCTTCTGCTGGCAGATATTAttaagttataaaacaatgttttcctcTGGTAGACTGGGAGTAAATTGCAGTGAATAACTTGAAATCACCAGCTTCGTACAAATCGTCCCCCCTGCAGGCACAAATGAGTGCATGGTCTGGATGTCCAGTGTCGCACGGCTCTAATacctaaaataatttaataaaaaacgCTGCAGAAATAAAACTCATCTCAAAGATAATTAACATACTTATACAAATAACACGGAGTACTTGGATGTGCCTCTGTATGACATCTGTGTCTATTATCTCCTTTGAAAGTGAGCGTTACCGACTGCGGTTTTCCCTGATTTCCACAGAGGCGGGTATGAAGCTGCAGCGAAGCGTTTCGCCCCGGCCGACCTGGATGTAAACCTGAGCGGCAGGTCCTTTATGGTCACAGGGGCCAACAGCGGGATAGGGAAAGCTGCAGCGCAGGAAATTGCCAAACGAGGTGAGCATTGCCTAAACGCTCCGCGCCTGAGCACTGCCAGGCCTATTTAACAACGACGCTCTTCGGTGTGGAAGGTGGTTATCTAGTCTAAAACCCAGCAGCTGCTCTGCTATGCACCCAGTGTGACGTCGTACATGAAGGCTGAACCATTTTATTAAGTGATTGAATGCactctgattggtgcatctcttaCTTGCATATAGAAGTTACTGCACCATATCACTGTGTTTACTTGAAATAAgtacattttacattaaaagtGTCTGCGTTATAATGGAGGTCATGACCGACGAAGCCACTCATGAGGATTTGAATCGATCCTGCAGGAGGAACTGTTCACCTGATTTGTCGAAACAAGGGACGAGCAGAGACGGCCAAAGACGAGATTGTCGCGCAGAGCAAAAATGAGGTaggtgttgtgtgtgtgtgtgtgtgtgtgtgtgtgtgtgtgtgttttttctcaaCCCTGGAAAGAACTAACACCACTGAAGCTTTGCAGCCCACATCAGAACAACGCTGCGATGCGAGCCACTCTCCACACCTTTCTGTTAATTTATAACTTCAAAGAGCGTTCCTCCAGAGCACCTCTGGACCCAGCTGTATGGCCTTACATGCGTTCAGTTCAACATAACACGCGACCCGCTCCTTTGGCTCCATAAAACATGTCGCATAGATGTAAAAAGGTCGTTTCTGGCAATCCTGAGGGAGAAAACGTGTGTCTGAGCAGAAATTCTTCCGTACCAACGTGTTACGGTGCCCTGCAGACGTCCTGGTACCCTTTCAGGTTTTCCACATGATGTTATTACACTCTTACAACGGAGAACTAAACGCTTTTTATCCggatttaatgtgacagaccGGGAACATTTAATACATGATTCTGACGTGGAGGGCAAATGATGCACggttttaataaaacaacatctGAAACGTGGAAAACATCTTAAGTATGTCTGTACCAGCGCTGCCAAGAAACTCCACAACTGAACTTGCCGGTTGTGaacagccgtttttttttttttttttatgccactCCTCCATAAATGGCAGATTTCTCCTCAGATTTTTCCATCTGCGGGGCTacgcatctctgcagctcctccagagttaccacgcgCCCTCTCGGCCACTCCTCTTgtcaatgctctccttgcctggccTTTAAGTTTAGGTGGACATTAGCTCGGGATATTGCTTTGTAAGCTTCTCTCtgagctgtctgctgtgttccttggtcttcatgaggcTGTTTGTGCCCTAATGAGCTCCATCAACCCTCTGAAGCGTTCCCCAACACAgctatacaggactgtctcagaaaatttgaatattgtgataaagttctttattttctgtaatgcaattaaaaaacatgaaatgtcatacattctggattcattacaaatcaactgaaatatcgcaagccttttattgttttaatatcgctgattatggcgtacagctgaagaaaactcaaaaatcctatctcaaaatattagaatatttcctcagaccaagtaaaaaaaaattataacagcaaaacaaagtcaaacatttgaaaatgtccattaatgcactcagtacttggttgggaatccttttgcacagattactgcatcaatgcggcgtggcatggaggcaatcagcctgtggcattgctgaggtgttatggatgcccaggatgcttcaatagcggcctttagctcatttgcattgttggctctggtgtctttcagcttcttcttcacaataccccacaaattctctatggggttcaggtcaggggaattggcaggccaatcaaggacagtaatgccatggtcagtacaccagttactgtgagaatcttttGTCGTCTCTTAActactaccatacttgtgatttagtttactgaaccaagctgagtgtttttcaaggctcaggaaaccctgcagtgtttcgagttaattagacgattcaagtgattagttgaatagcctactagtatactttttcacgatattttaatattttgagataggatatttgagttttcttcagctgtacgccataatcagcgatattaaaacaataaaaggcttgcgatatttcagttgatttgtaatgaatccagaatgtatgacatttcatgttttttaattgcattacagaaaataaagaactttatcacaatattctaattttctaagACAGTCCTGTATTCATACCgcattggattttattcagcagtgtcagagtaaagggggaaGACCACAAATCTACACAAGACCCACCGTTGTTCATCTTGCTGTGTTAAAGTCTGTGGCTGTAACAGGGGAGAAAAATGctaaagaaattaaatcaatttaaaataatggaTTCTGAATGCTTTTGTCACCTAAGGAAATAGTTCACCAATCCATTTCTGGGCCCCTTAAGAATGTCATTGTTGGGACACTTATTAAATTCTCTgaattaaaggtaaaaaaaaaataaaataaaaataaactgtctCCTTTCTCTTCAAAGAACGTTCACATCCACATCGTGGACATGTCCAACGCACGGCAGGTCTGGGAGTTTGCGCAGAACTTCTCTGCGAACAATCAGCTCCACGTGCTGGTAGGTGTCCTTCCCCCCCTCCCTACACGTGTCACTCCCAGGATTTAATTGTCACTGTACTCTGGTGGCTGTTGTCCCAGGTCAACAACGCAGGCTGCATGGTCAACCAGAGGGAGCTAACAGAGGAGGGCGTGGAGAAGAACTTCGCCACAAACACGCTCGGTAAGGAGCCGGAGCTCTGCTCCACGGTGACAGATGTGTAACGTCGTCGAACCGTGGAATGACGTCAGATGATGTGTAAATCTTTCCACGATGAGCTCAAAAAGAAGACGATCTCCTTTTTTAAGGAAGTGTTGAAAGCAGCCGTTCTTCACAGGTACCTACATCCTCACCACTGCGCTGATACCTGCACTGAAGAAGGAGGACGACCCGAGAGTGGTGGGTTCCGTTCCGGTCGGACCGACGCGTGACTCGGCCGCGATGTGAACGCGCCAAGTGTGTCAAATCCtgctgtttttgtctttcaCTGTGCAGATCACCGTGTCATCAGGCGGTATGCTCACTCAGAAGCTCAACGTGGACGACCTGCAGTTTGAGAAGGGCACCTTTGACGGCACCATGGCTTACGCTCAGAACAAGGTCAGCGGCCGGAAACATGGCGTACGCTGGGAGGGCGCGATGTTGGAAGTGACCGGCCTCGTGGATTAGCAATTTCCTCCTGTGTTTCAGAGGCAGCAGGTGGTCCTCACCGAGAGGTGGGCCGCGCAGCACAAAGAGATCCACTTCTCCTCCATGCACCCCGGCTGGGCCGACACGCCGGGTAAATGCTCCACGAGCAACCCGTCCGCTTTTTCTCAAATCCTTGCTTTCCCCGTTTTGCCGATATCAAAAATCTTGTCGTTTTTAACCGGCTTTCTGTCCGTCTGTGACCGGTGTTGGCTTTTGTGTCTCCTCGCGTAGCTGTGCAGTCGTCCATGCCTTCGTTCCACGCCAAGATGCAGTCCAAGCTGAGGACGGAGGCCATGGGGGCGGACACCGTGGTGTGGCTCGCCGTGTCCGCCGCCGCCACCAAGCAACCGAGCGGGCTGTTCTTTCAGGGTGAGGGGGAACCCCTTATCGGTGCAGATCAGCGGTGGTCGATGCAGAGAGGCCGACCTCTGCTGGCGCCCAGCctgactacactgcaaaaacggatctaaaaataagtaaaatgttcttaaagttagtgtatttatccttgatttgagcaggtaaataagatcatctgccaatgaaatgagtattttgacccctaaaataagataattagacatcctgcacttgaaataaggagatggagatgaattgttcctattttaagtgcaaaaatcttattccattggcaaatcatcttatttacctgctcaaatcaaggacagatacacaaattttaagaacattttacttatttccagttccgtttttgcagtgtatgtcaGATGTCGGACTAGAGATGATCCGATGCAGCTCAGGCTCAGTAAAAGGATGTGAAATAAGGCATCGGTATAAAAAGTTGTAGGAATCTGAATGCAAGTGTTAGTGCAAGAATAGTGCTGTGAGTagagaaggaggtaggaaaaggaccCTGTGTACTTCCTCTCATGGCTCCTTTAGTATAGGAACCTGCGAGGTCCCTTACTGGCACTAAGGAGCTAtgaggaatcccacaatcctttgcatggcATAACGTATGAGCACagcactttgtagttctttttcagaaggctgtaggctcAGAATTGACTAGaatggtgaagattctcagtcatccaggtcatggtcattccaaaaaaaagtaaaaactacggaaaactatggaaaacaagtccagttgctttgttttttactttttttttaattgactagaatcatccatgtgtgttttaACCCATAAAGtcagaagtttgttttttttagagttcttactgttgacctcagGAAAGGTCAAGAAATAGGAGCTATAACTAGAACGTTTACAACAGGCCACAGTCTGTGCTGTGGAGCGGGAAATGCAAATGGCTGGAACTAATCTCCGGACCGGccttttactttctgaacctggattGTGGGGATCTGCCAGCAGACGACATGGCACCCCAGAACCATCACTGACGGTGG
This genomic interval carries:
- the dhrs12 gene encoding dehydrogenase/reductase SDR family member 12 → MSIYRNTVWFVKGLQEYTKGGYEAAAKRFAPADLDVNLSGRSFMVTGANSGIGKAAAQEIAKRGGTVHLICRNKGRAETAKDEIVAQSKNENVHIHIVDMSNARQVWEFAQNFSANNQLHVLVNNAGCMVNQRELTEEGVEKNFATNTLGTYILTTALIPALKKEDDPRVITVSSGGMLTQKLNVDDLQFEKGTFDGTMAYAQNKRQQVVLTERWAAQHKEIHFSSMHPGWADTPAVQSSMPSFHAKMQSKLRTEAMGADTVVWLAVSAAATKQPSGLFFQDRKPVATHLPLASSRSSPQEEEKLLSTLEEFAQKFKP